In one Mus caroli chromosome 14, CAROLI_EIJ_v1.1, whole genome shotgun sequence genomic region, the following are encoded:
- the Tsc22d1 gene encoding TSC22 domain family protein 1 isoform X1: MHQPPESTAAAAAAADISARKMAHPAMFPRRGSGGGSASALNAAGTGVSGAAPSSEDFPPPSLLQPPPPAASSTQGPQPPPPQSLNLLSQAQLQGQPLAPGGTQMKKKSGFQITSVTPAQISASISSNNSIAEDTESYDDLDESHTEDLSSSEILDVSLSRATDLGEPERSSSEETLNNFQEAETPGAVSPNQPHLPQPHLPHLPQQNVVINGNAHPHHLHHHHHPHHGHHLHHGHHHSSHAAVAGPSIPGGPPSSPVSRKLSTTGSSDGGVPVAPPPAVPSSGLPASVMTNIRTPSTTGSLGINSVTGTSATNNVNIAAVGSFSPSVTNSVHGNANINTSNIPNAASISGGPGVTSGVNSSILSGMGNGTVSSSPVANSVLNAAAGITVGVVSSQQQQQQPTVNTSRFRVVKLDSTSEPFKKGRWTCTEFYEKDNAVPATEGVAINKVVETVKQTPTEASSSERESTSGSSVSSSVSTLSHYTESVGSGEMMGAPAVVAPQQPPLPPAPPGLQGVALQQLEFSSPAPQSISQSQMSQVQLQPQELSFQQKQTLQPVPLQATMSAATGIQPSPVSVVGVTAAIGQQPSVSSLAQPQLPYSQTAPPVQTPLPGAPPQQLQYGQQQPMVPAQIAPGHGQPVTQNATSEYVQPQQQQPMFQAAMSSGQSSSTGTGAGISVIPVAQAQGIQLPGQPTAVQTQPAGAPGQPIGQAQTAVSTVPTGGQIANIGQQANIPSAVQQPSTQVTPSVIPQGAPPSSQVVLPAPTGIIHQGVQTSASSLPQQLVIAPQSTLVTVPPQPQGIETVAQGVVPQQLPTGSPLPSASTISVTNQVSSAAPSGMPSVPTNLVPPQNIAQPPATQNGSLVQSVSQSPLIATNVSLPLAQQIPLSSTQFSTQSLAQAIGSQMEDARRPAEPSLGGLPQTMSGDSGGMSAVSDGSSSSLAAPASLFPLKVLPLTTPLVDGEDESSGASVVAIDNKIEQAMDLVKSHLMYAVREEVEVLKEQIKELIEKNSQLEQENNLLKTLASPEQLAQFQAQLQTGSPPATTQPQGTTQPPAQPASQGSGSTA, encoded by the coding sequence ATGCACCAGCCGCCGGAGTCCACCGCCGCGGCGGCCGCTGCTGCAGACATTAGTGCTAGGAAGATGGCGCACCCGGCAATGTTCCCTCGAAGGGGCAGCGGTGGTGGCAGCGCCTCTGCTCTCAATGCAGCAGGTACGGGCGTCAGTGGTGCTGCTCCATCTTCTGAAGATTTTCCTCCTCCTTCGCTGCTCCAGCCGCCGCCTCCTGCTGCATCTTCCACGCAGGGACCACAGCCTCCGCCTCCACAAAGCCTGAACCTCCTCTCGCAGGCTCAGCTGCAGGGACAGCCTCTTGCGCCAGGAGGAACtcagatgaaaaagaaaagtggCTTCCAGATAACTAGCGTTACTCCGGCTCAGATCTCTGCCAGCATCAGCTCTAACAACAGCATCGCGGAGGACACCGAGAGCTACGACGATCTGGATGAGTCGCACACGGAAGATCTCTCTTCTTCCGAGATCCTCGACGTCTCCCTTTCCAGGGCCACTGACTTAGGTGAGCCTGAACGCAGCTCCTCAGAGGAGACTCTGAATAACTTCCAGGAAGCTGAGACACCTGGGGCAGTCTCTCCTAACCAGCCCCACCTTCCTCAGCCTCATTTGCCTCACCTTCCACAACAGAACGTTGTGATCAATGGGAATGCCCATCCccaccacctccatcaccaccatcaccctcATCATGGGCACCACCTTCACCATGGGCACCATCATTCATCACATGCTGCTGTGGCCGGTCCATCCATTCCCGGAGGGCCACCCTCGAGCCCAGTGTCCAGGAAACTCTCTACAACTGGAAGTTCTGATGGTGGTGTGCCAGTCGCACCTCCTCCTGCTGTACCATCGAGTGGCTTACCAGCATCAGTGATGACGAACATCCGTACTCCAAGTACTACAGGCAGCCTAGGTATAAATTCGGTTACTGGCACGAGTGCGACGAATAATGTTAACATTGCTGCTGTGGGTAGTTTCAGTCCCAGTGTGACGAACAGCGTGCATGGTAATGCTAATATAAATACAAGCAATATCCCTAATGCTGCTAGCATAAGTGGTGGGCCTGGAGTTACCAGTGGTGTAAATTCGAGTATCTTGAGTGGCATGGGCAATGGTACCGTTTCTTCCTCTCCTGTTGCTAATAGTGTCCTTAATGCAGCTGCAGGTATCACTGTGGGAGTGGTTTccagtcagcagcagcagcagcaaccaacAGTTAACACATCGAGGTTCAGGGTTGTGAAGTTAGACTCTACTTCTGAACCCTTTAAAAAAGGTCGATGGACTTGCACTGAATTCTATGAGAAGGACAACGCTGTGCCAGCTACAGAAGGCGTGGCCATCAATAAAGTGGTGGAGACGGTGAAGCAAACCCCCACCGAAGCATCGTCCTCGGAGAGGGAGAGCACTAGTGGGAGTTCCGTGAGCAGTAGTGTGAGCACACTGAGTCACTACACGGAGAGTGTGGGAAGTGGAGAGATGATGGGAGCCCCGGCTGTGGTGGCGCCGCAGCAGCCGCCGCTACCACCAGCGCCTCCGGGTCTTCAAGGTGTGGCCCTCCAACAGCTAGAGTTCAGTAGCCCTGCTCCACAGAGTATTTCTCAGTCACAGATGTCACAAGTACAGTTACAGCCTCAAGAGTTGAGCTTTCAGCAGAAGCAGACTCTTCAGCCTGTCCCTCTGCAAGCCACCATGAGTGCCGCAACTGGTATCCAGCCTTCCCCTGTCAGCGTGGTCGGCGTCACGGCGGCTATAGGTCAGCAGCCTTCCGTTTCCAGCCTGGCTCAACCGCAGCTGCCGTATTCTCAGACAGCTCCTCCCGTGCAAACTCCTCTTCCAGGGGCACCACCCCAGCAGTTACAATACGGGCAGCAGCAACCAATGGTTCCTGCGCAGATAGCCCCAGGCCATGGCCAGCCAGTGACTCAGAATGCAACTTCAGAGTATGTgcagccgcagcagcagcagccaatgTTTCAAGCAGCAATGTCCTCTGGGCAGTCCAGTTCCACGGGCACGGGGGCAGGAATATCGGTAATTCCTGTGGCTCAGGCACAGGGGATCCAGCTGCCAGGGCAGCCCACAGCAGTACAAACACAACCTGCAGGGGCACCTGGGCAGCCCATTGGCCAGGCTCAAACAGCAGTGTCCACTGTACCAACTGGCGGTCAGATTGCAAATATCGGTCAACAGGCAAACATACCCAGTGCAGTACAGCAGCCCTCTACCCAAGTTACACCTTCAGTTATTCCGCAAGGTGCTCCTCCATCTTCACAAGTAGTCCTACCTGCTCCAACCGGGATCATTCATCAGGGAGTTCAAACCAGTGCTTCAAGCCTTCCACAACAATTGGTCATTGCACCCCAGAGTACCTTGGTAACTGTGCCTCCCCAGCCACAGGGAATAGAAACCGTGGCCCAAGGGGTTGTTCCCCAGCAGTTGCCCACAGGtagccctctgccctctgctagCACTATTTCTGTTACAAATCAGGTTAGTTCAGCCGCTCCTTCtggaatgccttctgtcccaaCAAACTTAGTTCCACCACAGAATATAGCACAACCCCCAGCCACCCAAAATGGCAGTTTGGTTCAAAGTGTTAGTCAATCTCCCTTGATAGCCACTAACGTAAGTTTGCCTTTGGCACAACAGATACCACTAAGTTCTACTCAGTTCTCTACACAATCATTAGCTCAGGCCATTGGAAGCCAAATGGAAGATGCCAGGCGCCCAGCGGAGCCCTCCTTAGGCGGCTTACCTCAGACTATGAGTGGTGACAGTGGGGGAATGTCAGCAGTTTCAGATGGGAGTAGCAGCAGCCTAGCAGcccctgcttctctcttcccGTTGAAGGTGCTACCGCTGACAACACCCCTGGTGGATGGCGAGGACGAGAG